ATAACTACGACACGCACGTGCCTTTCGTGCTTTTCGGTTGGGGAGTGAAGCCGGGTGAGACATTCAACAGGACACATATCAGTGATATTGCGCCTACGATCGCGGCTTTGTTACACATTTTACCACCCAGCGGATCTATCGGCAAGATAGTTGGCGAAGCATTGAAGTAACAATAGCCATATCCTGAAATCGGTCATTGACCACTGCGGATGAAGTTTCGCCGGAAGCGCAAGCGGGATACTGAAGCGTAGCAGCCGGTTTTACCGGCTGCCACGTCAGATCAAGTGTCGCTTAAAGCAATTTTTCATTCGGAGGAGTAGCGCCGGCCATGCGGATGTATACCGTTGTTTGTCCTCTGTGGTGGGTCTGATGCTCAAAGTTTTTGGCTAATGCCATTGCCCTTGTCATTTCAAAACGACCAAAAAGCTTTACAGATTCAGCCATTTGCGCGGGCGTCATTTTCCTAATACCATTGATTACGAAATCATATCCTTCCAGCACGATCTTGGTAATATTTGCCTTTGACTTATCGGTCGTGGATTTTTCCAGTTCTCCCATTCCGTAAGGACTTTTCTCGCCAGTTGCAGCAGAAGCAAAACCGTAATTTGCATCGGTAAGGTGGAGCATCTGATCCGCAAAAGAGCGGATTTCGGGCGTGGGCTTCAATGCATAACCCTTCTCCGGCATTGCGTCAAGATACTCTTTCGTGTAGGCTTTCGCCCTTTCCCACTCTTTCACCATTTCTTCGGCGGAGTTTTGAGCGGAGGCAAACTGAACTAAACCAGCCATGAGGCAAAGTGTAAGTAAACATTTCAGTTTCATGTTTCTGTTAATTTAAGTGATCTGACAAAATTGATCATTTTGAGCCGGCAATACCAATGATTTGAATTAAGAAAAATCGTTAATCAAGTTTAAGGTTTCTCCTGTTTGGACTGATCGAGCGTGACAGTCATTAACGTAGGGAAAGTCCACGCAAAATGGTGCGTGGGATAAATGAGCGGGCGTTTGGCCTGAACGTATTTCACATATTCGTTTTCTTTATAAATGCCTGACATCGCTTCCAGCAAATTGCCCGGCCAGCTTCCGGCAGATCCTTTGTTAGGATTTTCAAACCACTTCCATTCCGACGGGTTCATGGCATAATAATGCAGATAATCCAGGGCAGTTTTCATTGACCGGCCTTCCTGGGAATAGGTGAAAAGATTCTCGCCCGTCGCATTAAAAATCACCCACGATGCGGCCGTGATCGGGGCCAGTGAAAAGTAGGTGTACCAGATGCCATTCGCCTTACGCTTTGTTTCCTCCGGCATGCTTCCATCGGCCGCAATCTTATGAAACAGGTCGCTCTTGATCAGTTTCGCATTTTCCGCCATTTCTTTTTCATCATCCAGAAATTGTGCACACAAAGCGGAGCCTAATCTGCCCCAGTCGGCCCAGTTATTTGATCGGTTCCGGATTTCGTTGCATGCTTTCTTGTACACATTTTCAACCCAGGTACCGAACTGCTTTTTGTCGGCTTTTTCCCAACCTTCATAATGGTACAGCAGCTCGGCGGCCATCAGCATCCCCGAGCCGGCATAAGACATGACAAGACTTCCGTCGGCATCCGAGTATTTCGTGTTGGTTGAACCCCAGGCATTCAGGATTTCCAGCGATTTGTCCGCATATTTCTGCTCACCGCTTAGCTGCCACGCAAGCGCACAGGCATAGGCGCCGAATGCATTGGACATCAGGCTTTTTGAGTTTTTCCGGTGCATCAGCGCATTCACGTAATAACCTGGTACACTGAAATCGGCGAGTGCCTCGGCGGGTTTTTGCAAGGCGGAGTCAGCGTAGACGATCAGCTGCTGATATGCATCCCAATGTGGCTGTTGCCTTGTTTTGATCTGCTTTTTAACATAGTCAAGCTGGCTTTTCGGATGCATTCCGCCCGGGTGATCGTAGGCAAGCGTAATCAATGCGGAGAGAGCGAAAACTGCGGTCAGTAAATGTCGTTTTAATTTCATCCCCCAATATAATTACTTACCAGTCAGATTATTCTGTTTTTAACGATTTAACGGGATCGAGCATGGCAGCGCGGATAGCCTGGTAGCTGACTGTCAGCAAAGTAATCACCAAGGCGCCCAGTGTGGAGATTGCAAATATCCACCATGAAATCTCTGTGCGGTATTCGTATGTAAGCAACCAGTTACGCAGCAGGTACCAGGCAACCGGGACAGAAATCAGGCAGGAAATGATCACCAGCAGTACGAAATCTTTGGACAGAAGTGCCAGCAGATTGGGAACCGATGCGCCCAGGACCTTCCTGATCCCGATCTCCTTCGTGCGTTGCTCGGCGGTGAAGGAAGCGAGGCCGAATAGTCCCAGGCAGCTGATCATGACCGCCAGCGCTGCAAAAACGGAAGCCAGCCTGGCAATGCGTTCTTCAGTTGCAAATTTTACAGCAAATTCCTGGTCGGCGAATTTGAAGTCGAATGGACTTCCCGGGTTCAGCTTGCGAAAAACAGTTCCTATCTTTTCCAGGGATTCATGAGCTGACAAAGCCGGATTGAGCTTCACATTGATCACATTTGCCCAGCCGTAATTGACCATAAAAAGGGCCGGCCGAACTGGCTTGAATGGAGAATCCATCAGCATATTTTTGATCACGCCAACCACCGTAAAGGTTACACCATTCCATTTTACCGGCTTCCCGATGATATCCGACGGTTTGCGGAAACCCATGTATTTCAGAGCGGCTTCATTCATGACCATACCTGTCGAGTCCGTCGAAAATGACCGTGAAAAATCCCTTCCCTCGACAAACTGCCAGCCGACGGTTTTGCCGAAATCGTGGGTGACGGCAATGGTAGAAAAGTTGTCCTTGAAATTGGGGTCTTTACCTTCCCATTCGAATCCGCCGTTGTTGGAACTCGTCTGGGTAGGCGGCGTAGAGGAAGTTGACATTTCAACCGCGGCTCCCGTTTCCAGCAGGCTCCTCCTGAGTACATTGTACTGGTTGTAGAGCTCCGGCGTATTTATATTGACGGTGATCAGCCCGTTTTTATCGTATCCGACCGGGCGGTTTTTCGCATGCCGGATCTGCCGGTAAACGATGATGGTACCGATGATCAGCGTCACAGATACCGTGAATTGCAAAACAACAAGGGCTTTCCGCGGAACTGCCGCAAACCGGCCAGTGGAAAATGTCCCTTTTAATACTTTAACCGGCTGAAAAGATGATAGATAAAGCGCAGGGTAACTTCCAGAAACAATGCCGGTAATAAGGCAAAACAGGCCCCCCGCAAGCCAGAATACCGGGTTTGTCCACAAAAATGCGATCTGTTTGTCGGCAAGGGCATTAAATGCCGGTAGCAGTACCACTACCAACAGGACAGAAAGGACAAATGCACAAGCCACCACGAGCAGCGACTCGCTCAGAAACTGGCCGATCAGCTGGCTGCGCAGTGAACCGACGGCTTTTCGTATCCCTACCTCTTTCGCCCGCTTTTCAGACCGGGCAGTGCTCAGATTCATGAAATTAATAGCGGCCAACAGCAGGACGAACAAGCCGATTACGCCAAATAGCCACACATACTGGATTCGCTCGGTAGTGTTCCCGGTGGAATCCCAACCGGAATACAGGTGCCATTTTTCCATGGGGTGCAGGTAAACGGTAGGCTTCAGATGAGCTGTTTCCTGCGCATGTTTCAGTTTAACGTCCCTGATCTTTCCCGAAACTGTTTCCAGGTTTGCGTTCGGATTAAGCTGCACGAGGATCTGCCAGGAGTTATTGTCCCATTCTGCATTGGCCAAAGCCGTTTTGACCCAATCCTGAGTGGCAACATACAGATCCCAGGGGGCGATAAATTTCATGTCGCGGAATTCTGTATTGTAAGGCAGGTTTTCATAAATTCCCGTCACTTTCAGGTTCATCGTATTATCGAGCTTCACGATTTTGCCGACCGGATTTTCTGTTCCGAAGAGGACTCCTGCGATTTCCTCGGACAACATAATCGAATACGGGTCCTGCAACCCGGCCCGGGTTCCGCGGATCATTTTCAGCGAAAACATTTCAGGCGCTTCTGCACCCAGGTAAATTCCTTTTTTTGTGAATTTTTTGTCTCCATATGCCACGATATGATCGCCGAAGAAAGACGACATGACCACATGTTTGAAGTCGCCCGCGTATTGCGTACGAAGTTCGTTGCCGAGCGGCCCGGGCATGTATTCTCCGTGGTAAGTTTTTCCTTCCACGGTAACGGTTTGCATTACTTTCGCTATGCTGCCGTAATTCTGATGGTATTTGTTAAATGAGAATTCATCATAGATCCACAATCCGATCAGCACTGCGATGGCCATTCCGGCAGCCAGGCCGCCGATATTGATCGCCGAATAGCCCGGGTTTTTCGTCAGGTTCCTGCATGCAATTTTGAAGTAGTTACGGATCATGGCCGACAGGGGTTGGTGTACAATGCGCCTGGTGTCCAGGGCAAAATAATATACCAGTCAATTCTGAAATCGTAAGCTTCTTATAGAGAGGTGTTTATGTTGGAATTGGGAAAGTGCTGATGTTCGGAAGCGAACAGTGGTGTGGTCATATTCGGGCTTGTGATATACTGAATCTGTTGCATGTTTCGAACCGGCGCTGGATTTATGGAACTGATTTTTGAAGACCGTATTCCTCGATTTTCCGGTAAAGCGTGGCAATGCCGATTTCCAGCAGACGGGCGGTTTCCGTCTTGTTTCCTTTACAGTAATTCAAAACCTTCTGGATATGCAATTTCTCGGCACTGGCCATCGAGAAGGCTGAAAGGTGCGGACTGTGCGTGGAAATGGATTGGTGCATATTGAAAGGCAGACTATCCGTTTGCAGCTCGCCGTCACTGATGATTACCGCCCGTTCGACCACATTTTTAAGCTCCCTGATGTTTCCGCTCCATTCGTGTGTTTCGAGTCGTTTCAGAAAATCCCCGGAGTATCCCGGGTTCGGCTTGTTGGTCTGTTTTGAAAAATAGTCGAGAAAGAAATTGAGCAAAAGCGGGATATCCTGCCTTCTTTCCCGTAAAGAAGGCAGCTGGATCTGAAAGACATTTAGACGGAAATACAAGTCGGACCTGAATTTATGCGATTCTGATTCTGCTTTCAAATCTCTGTTAGTGGCGGCGATGAGCCTGAAATTTGACTTGATCGGCTTAACATCCCCCAACTTGATAAATTCGTGGGTTTCCAGCACGCGCAGCAACTTGGCCTGTAATTCCAACGGCAGCTCGCCGATCTCATCGAGGAACAGGGTACCGTTATGCGCTTCTTCCAAAAGTCCCCGTTTGTCTTTTTGAGCGCCGGTAAAAGCGCCTTGTTTGTATCCAAAAAGTTCGCTTTCAATCATATCCCTTCCCAATGCGCTGCAATTCAGGGCGACGAAATTTTTGTCGGCGCGGAGGCTTGCATAGTGAATAGCCTGCGCGAAAACCTCTTTTCCCGTGCCGGTTTCACCGGTGAGCAGCACGGTGGCATCAGTGGGAGCGACTTTCCTGGACAGATTGATCGCATCCATAATCACCTGCGAGTTGCCGATAACGGCATCGAACGAAAACTTGTTGCTGACAATCGATTCAAGCCTTTTTACCTTTTTTTGCAACTGTGCTTTCTCGATTGCCTTTTCCAGCAGTGGCAGGATCCGATCATTATCATCGCCTTTGACGATGTAATCCATCGCCCCGTTTTTCATGGCTTGCACCCCGTCGGCAATATTTCCATTGGCGGTCAGCAGGATAATCTCAGCCTCTGGATTCCTGCTTTTCAGCAAGGGTACCAGCGCCACACCATTCCCGTCCGGCAGCCTGACATCACAAAGTACGGCATCGATAACGGGGTTATCAGCAGCGATGAGGCCCGACTTACAGTCAGCGGCTTCTACAACGTCGAAGCCTTCTGCTCTGATAATCCTTGCTAAAAGTGAGCGAAGCTTATCCTCGTCGTCAATAATCAAAACTGTTTTCACAAATGTCAATTTAATGGTCCTGCCTTTAACCTAGCGCTAGTTAGCAGCTTTTTATCAAAAGTTTTGTTCCTGATGGAGCTATTTAAAATAATCCGGTGACCGGTAACCAGTTATCCTTTATGTAATGGCAGGACTGGCGAATGGCAGTTATCATTTTGAAACAACATTCTCAAAATGATAGGCGGTAAATGCTTTTTTGGCATAAAATTTACAAGCTCCGCGTATCAATCCTGTCTTCAACGATGTCTGATATAAAAATCACGAACACCAAAATTCTACGCCTGCTGTCGGGTTGTCTATTGCTGATATTTCTCCAATTTTCCGCTCTGGCGCAGTTGCCATTTATGGCCGGGGATACTGCCCGTCCGGCCCGCCCGGTATACCCGCCCGATTCACTGGGCCGGCGTACGCCCCGGGGAACGGTCGATGGATTTCTGAAGGCAAGCTATCAGAACGATTACAAAAAAGCAGCCCTATACATCCGGTGGGACCCTGGGCTCAGGAAACGACAGAGCACAGTGGCGCAGGCAAAAGCATTGCAGGCGCTGCTCGAAGTTAATGGACGAATCTATCCTTATTCCTGGATCAGCAACGAGCCCGAGGGGAAAACAGACGATAATCTAGGCCCCAATCTCGACCGGATCGGTGCTGTAACCATTGATAATGAATCTTTTGATCTGATTCTGGAAAGCTTTCAGGACAAACAGGGCAACCCGATCTGGCTGTTTTCCACACAAACGGTAGGCCGCATTCCGCTGAATGTAGAAGAACCCGAAACCAGTACTGTAATCAGCGACATTTCCCCGCAATTCCTGCTGAAAAACAAATGGAGCGGCGTGCCCATTGCGCACTGGATCGCGACTATATTCCTGCTGGTCGTTTCCTACCTGCTGGCGATGGGAATCGCAAGGCTTGTGGTTTATCTGATCCCTAAAATCTATAAGAGAGGAGGTGAGGAACCTTATTTCGGTGTGATCAAAGCATTTTCACTGCCTGCGCAGCTATATCTTGCTATCTGGTTTTTCATGTACTGGGGTCGCGAAGCAGGCATTTCGCTGGTAGTGCGGCAGCGTTTCAGCAACCTCACCCTTATTGTGGGCGTAGTGGCGGTCATATTGCTGATCTGGCAGTTGCTTGACGTGATTGGCATTGTGACCGAGAAGCGGATGAAGCGGTACCGCAACCAGTCGGCCGTTTCGGCGATACTTTTCGTGCGACGGGCATTTAAAATAGCATTAGTAATAATAGGGGTGATCCTGATCCTGGACACGCTCGGTTTTGATGTGACGACCGGAATCGCCGCCCTGGGGATTGGCGGTATTGCCCTGGCACTTGGTACGCAAAAAACGGTTGAGAACTTTGTCGGCAGCGTCACAATCATTGCCGATCAGCCCGTGCGTGTGGGGGATTTTTGCAAAATCGGTGAGATCACAGGGACAATTGAACGTATTGGCATGCGGGCTACACAAGTAAGGACCAACGATCGCACGGTTGTCACAATTCCTAATGGGGAACTTTCATCATTAAAGATCGAAAATTATGCGCACCGCGAACGGTTCTGGTTTCACCCGATCTTCTATTTCCGCGTCGAAACCACTCCGGACCAGATCCGCCAGCTTATCCAGGATTTGCGACGCGTATTGCTCACACACCCACGGGTGAATCCCGATCCGGCCAGGGTGAGGTTTATTGAAGTAGGTCTGATGGGCGTCAAAATTGAGGTTTTTGCTTACGTGGATACCGGCGACGCAAACGTATTTCTTGAGATCCAGGAGGAGTTGCTTTTAAAAATGATGGACGTAATCGCCGGCAGTGGTACCAGTCTGACGCTTCCTTCTCAAACCATCTATTTTACTAAAGATCCCGGTTTGCCAAACCGGGAAGGTCCGGTTGTTTCTCCCGAATGAGCGTGCCGCGTGAAATTTCAGCCTGAGCCGATCTTTTGGCCAATCGCTGCGAACCGGCGTTTACGGGAAAATATTATTGACAAAACCGGTGGCTAAATAAAATTTAATGCAGGATATTTGGCTATGGAAAAAAGCTATTTATCGAGCGTTATCAAGCAATTCGAGTACTACAAATTGCTGGGTGAAAAGGCGATGGCACAACTGTCTGACGAGGCGCTTTTTTGGCAATACAACGAAGAAAGCAATAGTATTGCCGTGATCGTCAATCATATGGCAGGGAATATGCTGTCGCGATTTACCGATTTTTTAACCACCGACGGAGAAAAGCCCTGGCGGGACCGGGATCTGGAATTTGAAAATACTTTTTCAGACCGACAGGAACTGATCTCCTACTGGAATAAAGGCTGGGATTGTCTGCTGAAAACGCTGGGTGATCTGACGGAACCGCAACTTGGAGATATTGTATATATCCGGAACGAAGGGCATACCGTCGTGGAGGCGATTAACCGGCAGCTGACACATTATGCTTCTCACGTCGGTCAGATTATTTTTATTGCTAAAATGGTCGCGAACGAAAAGTGGGAAAGCCTGTCGATCGGGCGAAATAAATCCAGTGATTATAATGCCAGGAAATTCATGCAGGAGAAATCCAGGCGACATTTTACAGAGGATCTTTGATATTTTCCCGACATCGAAAAGACTTCTTGCCGAATCGGCTAAACACCAGGCCTTTTGCAAAAATGGAGTCGATAGTGATGCATATGCCTGGTAATCAGTCAATATGTTGCGTTATTTAATCTTTATCGATTCTATCATTTGTACGAAAATATTTTCATCGCGGCTCCTTCCGTAAAGTGTCAACCTGAGCGAGTTTCCGAGATTATAGTAGATCCCGATCACGCCCTGACCCGGTTTTTTGGGCTTCACCATTTTAGTTGGATAACCGTCCCGGTTAGTTTCTGTAATGATATGTGTTTGTGAAGTTTCGGAGGTAAACCGATACGAATACATACCATAATCGTAGTACAAAGTATCCTTGCCATCCGTAACGCCTCCCACTACGGAATCATAGCCCTGGGCGCTGAATTCTTTCCATTTTGAAGGTGCCTGAAGTGTGAATATATCGAAATCAAATGTTTTCCATTCGCTTCTTGGTTCCTCATGGGTACAGGCCAGCATCAGGCAACAGATGGTCAGCAATATAACGGCTTTCATACGATCTGGTTTAAAGGTTTTCGTGAAGAAAACACTTTCTAATAAATAGTTGCAAAGCCCCGGGATTTACCTTTTATCGCTTACTAGGAAAACGATTATTTCTTCAGATTCCCGTATTCCTGATCCGTCACAGCTTCCAGCCAGGTAACTCTTCCCTGCGGGGTATTCGGCGTAACTGCAACCTGGATAAAACCGACCTCAGGAGAGGCGCCATGCCAGTGAGGCGTATCGGGTGGACATTTTACGGCGTCGCCTTTACGAAGGATCCGGATCGGCTTGCCTTTTTCCTGATAGTAACCAATGCCGCTGATCGCAAGCAGGGCCTGTCCACCCGGATGAGAATGCCAGTGAGTACGTGCGCCCGGTTCAAAAGTCACATTTCCGACCGGTATATTGAACGCGCTGTCAGCCTGTATCAGCTGGGATACCCATGCAGTGCCGGTGAAGTTGGCCGCCGGGGCCTTCTGGCCTTTGGGGAATATGGCGTATAGCTGGTCAGAATTATCCTGTGCCTGTCCAGACAGGGTAGTCAGGACCAATAGGATTGCCGTAACAAATGTGCGTCTGAATTTGAGCGTATGCATCATGTTGCAGATATTCAATTAAGGTCTTTCAAAATCCGGTATTCATTCGGTGTCTGGCCGACGCGCTGTTTAAAAAGCCGGCTAAAATGCTGCGGGTAACGGAAACCAAGCTCATAAGCGATCTCACTGACCGATTTGTCCAGATCAAAAATCCGCTCTTTCGCCATATTAATGATCTTCATCTGAATATATTCCTGGGCGGATTTACCTGTCTCTTTTTTGATCATATCGCCGAAATAATTAGCCGACAGATGAAGCTGGTCAGCGCAATAGCTTACGCTGGGAAGTCCGAGGCTCTGGGGCTTTTCAGAGTGGAAGTATTCGTTGAGCAATGCTTCAAATTTTTCGAGAATGCCTTTGTTCACCACGTCGCGGGTTAAAAACTGGCGGTCGTAGAACCGTACACAATAGTCGAGAAACAGTTCGATATTGGCGCTAATCAGCTTTTTACTATGCTTGTCGATCCGTTGCGTTGTTTCATACTCGATTTTCGCAAAACAATCCTGCACGATCTGGCGCTCTTTTTCGGAGAGGTGCAGGGCCTCGTTTACTTCATAGGAAAAAAATGTGTAGTCGCTCATGTGACGCCCAAGGACTGTTCCATTCAACAGGTCGGGGTGAAAGATCAGCGCGGTTCCCATAGGTTGGTAAACGTTTTCCGGGTTGTTTTCGCCAATGGCCTGACCGGGCGCCAGGAAAACCAGCGTACCTTCTTCGTAATCGTAGTTGTCAAGTCCGTAGCGCAGGTCTCCGCAGTATATTTTTTTCAAAAACACCACATAAAATTCATAAGCCATCCGTCGCGACTCCCTGGGATCTGCTTTCGAAAGATCGACGATGCTGACCAGCGGATGGTGCGTTTCATGGTTGTTGAATGCATTGTATTCACGAATGCTGTTGAAGCGAAGGATCCTTTCCATTGGGTTGAAATTTAAATACTTATACCAAATTTATCGCTTCCCGACGTAATCGTGTCATAGCGTGCGTGCGATCAGTAATATTGGTAAGTAATACAGTAATCCATGTACAAAAGGAACGCT
This Dyadobacter sp. UC 10 DNA region includes the following protein-coding sequences:
- a CDS encoding DinB family protein, which gives rise to MAGLVQFASAQNSAEEMVKEWERAKAYTKEYLDAMPEKGYALKPTPEIRSFADQMLHLTDANYGFASAATGEKSPYGMGELEKSTTDKSKANITKIVLEGYDFVINGIRKMTPAQMAESVKLFGRFEMTRAMALAKNFEHQTHHRGQTTVYIRMAGATPPNEKLL
- a CDS encoding alginate lyase family protein; amino-acid sequence: MKLKRHLLTAVFALSALITLAYDHPGGMHPKSQLDYVKKQIKTRQQPHWDAYQQLIVYADSALQKPAEALADFSVPGYYVNALMHRKNSKSLMSNAFGAYACALAWQLSGEQKYADKSLEILNAWGSTNTKYSDADGSLVMSYAGSGMLMAAELLYHYEGWEKADKKQFGTWVENVYKKACNEIRNRSNNWADWGRLGSALCAQFLDDEKEMAENAKLIKSDLFHKIAADGSMPEETKRKANGIWYTYFSLAPITAASWVIFNATGENLFTYSQEGRSMKTALDYLHYYAMNPSEWKWFENPNKGSAGSWPGNLLEAMSGIYKENEYVKYVQAKRPLIYPTHHFAWTFPTLMTVTLDQSKQEKP
- a CDS encoding ABC transporter permease codes for the protein MIRNYFKIACRNLTKNPGYSAINIGGLAAGMAIAVLIGLWIYDEFSFNKYHQNYGSIAKVMQTVTVEGKTYHGEYMPGPLGNELRTQYAGDFKHVVMSSFFGDHIVAYGDKKFTKKGIYLGAEAPEMFSLKMIRGTRAGLQDPYSIMLSEEIAGVLFGTENPVGKIVKLDNTMNLKVTGIYENLPYNTEFRDMKFIAPWDLYVATQDWVKTALANAEWDNNSWQILVQLNPNANLETVSGKIRDVKLKHAQETAHLKPTVYLHPMEKWHLYSGWDSTGNTTERIQYVWLFGVIGLFVLLLAAINFMNLSTARSEKRAKEVGIRKAVGSLRSQLIGQFLSESLLVVACAFVLSVLLVVVLLPAFNALADKQIAFLWTNPVFWLAGGLFCLITGIVSGSYPALYLSSFQPVKVLKGTFSTGRFAAVPRKALVVLQFTVSVTLIIGTIIVYRQIRHAKNRPVGYDKNGLITVNINTPELYNQYNVLRRSLLETGAAVEMSTSSTPPTQTSSNNGGFEWEGKDPNFKDNFSTIAVTHDFGKTVGWQFVEGRDFSRSFSTDSTGMVMNEAALKYMGFRKPSDIIGKPVKWNGVTFTVVGVIKNMLMDSPFKPVRPALFMVNYGWANVINVKLNPALSAHESLEKIGTVFRKLNPGSPFDFKFADQEFAVKFATEERIARLASVFAALAVMISCLGLFGLASFTAEQRTKEIGIRKVLGASVPNLLALLSKDFVLLVIISCLISVPVAWYLLRNWLLTYEYRTEISWWIFAISTLGALVITLLTVSYQAIRAAMLDPVKSLKTE
- a CDS encoding sigma-54-dependent transcriptional regulator gives rise to the protein MKTVLIIDDEDKLRSLLARIIRAEGFDVVEAADCKSGLIAADNPVIDAVLCDVRLPDGNGVALVPLLKSRNPEAEIILLTANGNIADGVQAMKNGAMDYIVKGDDNDRILPLLEKAIEKAQLQKKVKRLESIVSNKFSFDAVIGNSQVIMDAINLSRKVAPTDATVLLTGETGTGKEVFAQAIHYASLRADKNFVALNCSALGRDMIESELFGYKQGAFTGAQKDKRGLLEEAHNGTLFLDEIGELPLELQAKLLRVLETHEFIKLGDVKPIKSNFRLIAATNRDLKAESESHKFRSDLYFRLNVFQIQLPSLRERRQDIPLLLNFFLDYFSKQTNKPNPGYSGDFLKRLETHEWSGNIRELKNVVERAVIISDGELQTDSLPFNMHQSISTHSPHLSAFSMASAEKLHIQKVLNYCKGNKTETARLLEIGIATLYRKIEEYGLQKSVP
- a CDS encoding mechanosensitive ion channel family protein — its product is MSDIKITNTKILRLLSGCLLLIFLQFSALAQLPFMAGDTARPARPVYPPDSLGRRTPRGTVDGFLKASYQNDYKKAALYIRWDPGLRKRQSTVAQAKALQALLEVNGRIYPYSWISNEPEGKTDDNLGPNLDRIGAVTIDNESFDLILESFQDKQGNPIWLFSTQTVGRIPLNVEEPETSTVISDISPQFLLKNKWSGVPIAHWIATIFLLVVSYLLAMGIARLVVYLIPKIYKRGGEEPYFGVIKAFSLPAQLYLAIWFFMYWGREAGISLVVRQRFSNLTLIVGVVAVILLIWQLLDVIGIVTEKRMKRYRNQSAVSAILFVRRAFKIALVIIGVILILDTLGFDVTTGIAALGIGGIALALGTQKTVENFVGSVTIIADQPVRVGDFCKIGEITGTIERIGMRATQVRTNDRTVVTIPNGELSSLKIENYAHRERFWFHPIFYFRVETTPDQIRQLIQDLRRVLLTHPRVNPDPARVRFIEVGLMGVKIEVFAYVDTGDANVFLEIQEELLLKMMDVIAGSGTSLTLPSQTIYFTKDPGLPNREGPVVSPE
- a CDS encoding DUF1572 family protein; the encoded protein is MEKSYLSSVIKQFEYYKLLGEKAMAQLSDEALFWQYNEESNSIAVIVNHMAGNMLSRFTDFLTTDGEKPWRDRDLEFENTFSDRQELISYWNKGWDCLLKTLGDLTEPQLGDIVYIRNEGHTVVEAINRQLTHYASHVGQIIFIAKMVANEKWESLSIGRNKSSDYNARKFMQEKSRRHFTEDL
- a CDS encoding cupin domain-containing protein, which gives rise to MMHTLKFRRTFVTAILLVLTTLSGQAQDNSDQLYAIFPKGQKAPAANFTGTAWVSQLIQADSAFNIPVGNVTFEPGARTHWHSHPGGQALLAISGIGYYQEKGKPIRILRKGDAVKCPPDTPHWHGASPEVGFIQVAVTPNTPQGRVTWLEAVTDQEYGNLKK
- a CDS encoding helix-turn-helix domain-containing protein → MERILRFNSIREYNAFNNHETHHPLVSIVDLSKADPRESRRMAYEFYVVFLKKIYCGDLRYGLDNYDYEEGTLVFLAPGQAIGENNPENVYQPMGTALIFHPDLLNGTVLGRHMSDYTFFSYEVNEALHLSEKERQIVQDCFAKIEYETTQRIDKHSKKLISANIELFLDYCVRFYDRQFLTRDVVNKGILEKFEALLNEYFHSEKPQSLGLPSVSYCADQLHLSANYFGDMIKKETGKSAQEYIQMKIINMAKERIFDLDKSVSEIAYELGFRYPQHFSRLFKQRVGQTPNEYRILKDLN